One window from the genome of Sandaracinaceae bacterium encodes:
- a CDS encoding integration host factor subunit alpha: protein MTKAEIIDAVYEKVGGFSKKEAAEVVEAMFDTMKEVLAEGEKIKISGFGNFVVRDKSQRWGRNPQTGEPIPISARSVLTFKPSQVLKSALNPHRESSADLDDAPAPATPAGSARGPGSGPEPE from the coding sequence GTGACGAAAGCTGAAATCATCGATGCCGTGTACGAGAAGGTCGGCGGGTTCTCGAAGAAGGAAGCAGCCGAGGTCGTCGAGGCCATGTTCGACACCATGAAGGAGGTGCTGGCGGAGGGCGAGAAGATCAAGATCTCCGGCTTCGGCAACTTCGTGGTGCGCGACAAGAGTCAGCGCTGGGGACGCAACCCGCAGACGGGTGAGCCCATCCCGATCAGCGCGCGGAGCGTGCTCACGTTCAAGCCCAGTCAGGTGCTGAAGAGCGCGCTCAACCCCCATCGCGAGTCGTCTGCAGACCTGGATGATGCGCCTGCGCCCGCCACGCCCGCTGGCTCGGCCCGCGGTCCCGGTTCTGGTCCCGAACCCGAGTGA
- a CDS encoding phenylalanine--tRNA ligase subunit beta, which translates to MLASYEWLKALSGVDISAEEMAQKLTSGGLEVESLTRKGEGLDHVVVAEVRAIRPHPAREKLRLVTVFDGQGEQEVVCGAANVPAPGGRVILAKLGAVLPGDFVIAERELGGIVSCGMLCSEGELQIGPGGEGIYVFPADADAAPGTPVADALGLRDVIFEIGLTPNRPDCLGHIGLAREVALAAGAPFVAPVAPAPRAGVVRAASACFDVADDARFELSFAAATVVSEPDGGGTDAGSGAAPVRITIEDAERCPRYGAALVRGVSVAPSPFWLRYRLQNLGVRAISNLVDATNLVMLEHGHPIHGFDLGRVRGSHIIVRGAHAGEQMHTLDGVQHTLAEGDLLICDDERPVALAGVMGGLDSEIQDDTRDVLIECAYFQPQCVRRTSRRVGLHTDASHRFERGVDRRAVRRVLARAAQLIADLGGGVAYAAAAEVVASDVPAARIPLRTDALEALLGVAIPREVAERVLRGIGCDPLEATADGFVVDAPTFRPDLGREVDLIEEVARIHGFDRIPARTPRVRPSEIGTPPAVTFRRRALLAGTAAGMHQAINYRFLAPPDLARARVATDAVPLANPLSEERSVMRTSLLPSLLMAAGAAQRHQARSIALFEVGRSFHPRDAANGAAAEDGDALLPVEREWLSVLLLGASDAWLGDERAYDFYDLKGRVEAVVHTLIGLGPELRADGGLDVRAPSLHPRRRAVVSVAGVDVGVLGEVHPEVVDAFELDGRPLYAELDMAALGEAAVAAGVPQAGELPRYPAATRDVALLLADEHAAGTVAAAMEAEGAPLAESVRVFDVYRGEQIPAGHRSVAFRITYRDAAGTLKDKDVDSTHARVVKVVSQRFAAQQR; encoded by the coding sequence ATGCTTGCATCCTACGAATGGCTGAAGGCGCTGAGCGGCGTCGACATCTCCGCCGAGGAGATGGCCCAGAAGCTGACCTCCGGGGGGCTCGAGGTGGAGTCCCTCACCCGCAAAGGCGAGGGGCTGGACCACGTCGTCGTAGCCGAGGTGCGCGCGATTCGTCCGCATCCCGCGCGCGAGAAGCTGCGCCTGGTGACCGTCTTCGACGGCCAGGGCGAGCAAGAGGTCGTGTGCGGCGCGGCGAACGTCCCCGCCCCTGGTGGACGCGTGATCCTGGCCAAGCTCGGGGCTGTGCTGCCCGGAGACTTCGTCATCGCCGAGCGCGAGCTGGGCGGCATCGTCTCGTGCGGCATGCTGTGCAGCGAGGGCGAGCTGCAGATCGGCCCCGGCGGTGAGGGCATCTATGTGTTCCCCGCGGATGCGGACGCCGCTCCGGGGACGCCCGTCGCAGACGCGCTCGGGCTGCGCGACGTCATCTTCGAGATCGGGCTGACCCCCAACCGCCCGGACTGCCTCGGGCACATCGGTCTCGCACGCGAGGTCGCGCTTGCCGCAGGTGCGCCCTTCGTCGCGCCGGTCGCGCCGGCCCCGCGTGCCGGAGTCGTGCGAGCGGCTTCCGCGTGTTTCGACGTCGCTGACGACGCGCGCTTCGAGCTCTCCTTCGCTGCGGCGACGGTTGTGAGTGAGCCAGACGGGGGCGGCACGGACGCTGGGTCGGGCGCAGCGCCTGTGCGCATCACCATCGAGGATGCGGAGAGGTGCCCCCGGTATGGCGCGGCCCTCGTGCGTGGCGTCTCGGTGGCTCCCAGTCCGTTCTGGCTGCGCTACCGACTGCAGAACCTCGGGGTGCGGGCCATCTCCAACCTCGTCGACGCCACCAACTTGGTGATGCTCGAGCACGGACACCCCATCCACGGCTTCGACTTGGGGCGCGTGCGGGGATCGCACATCATCGTACGCGGCGCCCATGCGGGCGAGCAGATGCACACCCTCGACGGCGTCCAGCACACGCTGGCCGAGGGCGACCTCCTGATCTGCGACGACGAGCGCCCGGTGGCGCTCGCCGGTGTGATGGGAGGGCTCGACAGCGAGATCCAGGACGACACGCGCGACGTCTTGATCGAGTGCGCGTACTTTCAGCCCCAGTGCGTGCGGCGCACCTCTCGGCGGGTGGGCCTGCACACGGACGCCAGCCACCGCTTCGAGCGGGGCGTCGACCGCCGCGCCGTGCGTCGCGTGCTCGCGCGCGCCGCGCAGCTCATCGCGGACCTGGGCGGCGGCGTGGCCTACGCCGCCGCGGCCGAGGTGGTCGCCAGTGACGTCCCCGCCGCGCGGATCCCGCTGCGCACGGATGCTCTGGAAGCCTTGCTCGGTGTCGCCATCCCGCGCGAGGTGGCCGAGCGCGTCCTGCGCGGCATCGGCTGCGATCCGCTGGAGGCGACGGCCGATGGATTCGTGGTGGACGCACCCACCTTCCGCCCAGACCTCGGCCGCGAGGTGGACCTGATCGAGGAGGTCGCGCGCATCCACGGTTTCGATCGCATCCCCGCGCGCACCCCGCGTGTCCGACCGTCCGAGATCGGGACCCCACCGGCCGTGACGTTCCGTCGCCGAGCACTCTTGGCGGGCACGGCGGCTGGCATGCACCAGGCCATCAACTATCGCTTCCTTGCCCCGCCCGATCTTGCGCGGGCCCGTGTCGCGACGGACGCCGTCCCCCTTGCGAACCCGCTCTCCGAAGAGCGCAGCGTCATGCGGACGTCGCTCTTGCCCTCACTCCTCATGGCGGCGGGGGCGGCGCAGCGACACCAGGCACGGTCCATCGCGTTGTTCGAGGTCGGCCGCAGCTTCCACCCGCGAGACGCGGCGAACGGCGCTGCGGCGGAAGACGGAGACGCGTTGCTCCCCGTCGAGCGGGAGTGGCTGTCCGTCCTGCTCCTGGGGGCCTCCGACGCGTGGCTCGGCGACGAGCGGGCGTACGACTTCTACGACTTGAAAGGACGCGTCGAAGCCGTCGTGCACACGCTCATCGGGCTCGGCCCGGAGCTGCGCGCCGACGGTGGGCTCGACGTCCGCGCGCCCAGCTTGCACCCGCGGCGCCGCGCGGTCGTGTCCGTGGCGGGCGTCGACGTCGGCGTGCTCGGGGAGGTCCACCCCGAGGTGGTGGACGCGTTCGAGCTCGACGGTCGACCGCTGTATGCAGAGCTCGACATGGCAGCGCTGGGCGAAGCAGCCGTAGCGGCGGGAGTCCCGCAGGCAGGCGAACTCCCGCGGTATCCGGCCGCCACGCGCGACGTCGCGCTGCTCCTCGCAGACGAGCACGCGGCGGGCACGGTGGCTGCGGCCATGGAGGCCGAGGGAGCACCGCTGGCCGAGTCCGTGCGCGTGTTCGACGTTTATCGGGGCGAACAGATCCCTGCGGGTCACCGCAGCGTGGCTTTCCGTATCACCTATCGAGATGCTGCTGGGACCCTCAAAGACAAGGACGTGGACAGCACACACGCCCGCGTGGTGAAGGTGGTCTCGCAGCGCTTTGCCGCGCAGCAGCGCTGA
- a CDS encoding FadR family transcriptional regulator, whose protein sequence is MTPNRDALITTLSAPSTVDLCAEQLRARILDGQLTVGSRMPPERELATRFGVNRVTVRSALARLTLEGLLSVRQGRGYEVQDFQREAGPTLLPSVLSVARERSRDELAGWVTDMLAARRHLARAVLLELVERHGHAAERADESATSLGAVLDALAAFERAVDAGTSDAATLAALDMAIVRALLDAAGNRVLRLAFNPVLDTLAALPELAAQLYAAPRSNVQAYGLLRAWLAAPDARGIEPLLAALAARDRHNVSRLMETPHPPPESRA, encoded by the coding sequence ATGACACCGAACCGCGACGCCCTCATCACGACCCTCAGCGCGCCCAGCACCGTCGACCTCTGCGCGGAACAGCTTCGCGCACGCATCCTCGACGGACAGCTGACCGTGGGCAGCCGCATGCCCCCAGAGCGCGAGCTCGCGACCCGCTTCGGAGTGAACCGAGTCACCGTTCGCAGCGCGCTCGCGCGACTGACGCTGGAGGGGTTGCTCTCGGTGCGGCAGGGGCGGGGCTACGAGGTGCAGGACTTCCAACGCGAGGCTGGCCCCACGTTGCTGCCCAGTGTCCTGTCAGTTGCGCGCGAGCGCTCACGCGACGAGCTCGCGGGGTGGGTGACGGACATGCTCGCCGCGCGACGGCACCTGGCGCGAGCGGTGCTGCTGGAGCTGGTGGAGCGCCACGGTCACGCAGCCGAGCGTGCCGACGAGTCCGCAACGTCGTTGGGCGCCGTGCTCGACGCGCTGGCCGCGTTCGAGCGCGCCGTGGACGCTGGCACGTCCGACGCAGCCACGCTCGCCGCCCTCGACATGGCCATCGTGCGCGCGCTGCTCGACGCCGCCGGCAACCGCGTGCTGCGCCTCGCCTTCAACCCCGTGCTGGACACGCTCGCTGCGCTGCCAGAGCTGGCCGCGCAGCTCTATGCAGCACCGCGCTCCAACGTCCAGGCGTACGGACTGCTGCGCGCATGGCTCGCGGCGCCCGATGCACGCGGCATCGAGCCCCTCTTGGCAGCCCTCGCCGCGCGCGACCGCCACAACGTCTCGCGTCTCATGGAGACGCCCCACCCGCCCCCCGAGAGCCGAGCATGA
- a CDS encoding DUF2200 domain-containing protein, protein MEKKHRIFTTSFGSVYPLYVQKAVRKGRSQEEVDQVITWLTGYAGTALQRVIDEQVDFETFFAEAPALNPSAALIKGVVCGVRVEDVEDPLMQKIRYLDKLVDELARGKKMASILRA, encoded by the coding sequence ATGGAGAAGAAGCACCGCATCTTCACGACCTCGTTCGGCAGCGTGTATCCCCTCTACGTCCAGAAGGCCGTGCGCAAGGGCCGCTCGCAGGAGGAGGTGGATCAGGTGATCACCTGGCTCACCGGCTACGCAGGCACGGCGCTGCAGCGGGTGATCGACGAGCAGGTCGACTTCGAGACGTTCTTCGCAGAGGCCCCTGCGCTGAATCCGAGCGCTGCCTTGATCAAGGGCGTGGTATGCGGTGTGCGGGTCGAAGACGTCGAGGACCCATTGATGCAGAAGATTCGGTACCTCGACAAGCTGGTGGACGAGCTCGCCCGAGGGAAGAAGATGGCGAGCATCCTGAGGGCCTGA
- a CDS encoding MerR family transcriptional regulator, with amino-acid sequence MRQRPPLPDRNFFKIGEVAELVGVKTHVLRYWEGEFDQLRPKKTRGAHRHFTRADVDMAMQIRRLLHDEGYTVAGAKQRLAELRDRAAVAPRREVALRAELLGLRADLVRALGKLDAQRRSVSPAPEAEVRVEAVVPAVARLRHPTTKR; translated from the coding sequence GTGAGGCAACGGCCACCGCTCCCTGATCGCAACTTCTTCAAGATCGGCGAGGTCGCCGAGCTGGTGGGCGTCAAGACGCACGTGCTGCGCTATTGGGAGGGCGAGTTCGACCAACTGCGCCCGAAGAAGACACGCGGGGCACACCGACACTTCACGCGCGCCGACGTGGACATGGCGATGCAGATCCGACGTCTCCTGCACGACGAGGGCTACACCGTCGCCGGCGCGAAGCAGCGGCTCGCAGAGCTCCGCGACCGCGCGGCCGTGGCGCCTCGGCGTGAGGTGGCGCTACGCGCGGAGCTGTTGGGCCTGCGCGCCGATCTCGTCCGCGCTCTGGGCAAGCTCGACGCACAGCGGCGGTCCGTGAGCCCTGCACCAGAGGCCGAAGTGCGTGTGGAGGCCGTGGTCCCCGCCGTGGCGCGCCTGCGTCATCCGACCACGAAGCGCTGA
- a CDS encoding energy transducer TonB — protein MALNAATERSVILPVGISLLVHAAVILVFPAVPEAVLAEPPGASDLLWLSSVGGSDGAGSEGSPQTMAQEPAVGRARAVRHVRTGARHVAASRASRGHGDAPSVSGDAGRESSAVPSGSEPARGREAEEDRGGGATPGDGAGPLGTAAGAGAGGGTGPSTAGASGGGHGPTLVAWSNPCAGFFPSGAHTAHGTVQVEVEVGVNGQPAGARVMAEEPRGEGFGGAARACAERLRFRPATSTSGTPVAGRARLLLRFDRS, from the coding sequence ATGGCCTTGAACGCAGCCACGGAGCGCTCGGTGATCCTCCCCGTGGGGATCTCGCTGTTGGTCCACGCCGCCGTCATCCTCGTGTTCCCCGCGGTGCCCGAGGCTGTGCTGGCCGAGCCGCCGGGCGCGTCCGACCTCCTGTGGCTGTCCTCGGTCGGCGGCAGTGATGGCGCGGGGTCCGAAGGCTCGCCGCAGACGATGGCTCAAGAGCCAGCGGTGGGACGCGCGCGCGCGGTGCGCCACGTGCGCACCGGAGCCCGGCACGTGGCAGCGTCACGCGCGTCTCGGGGCCATGGCGACGCGCCGAGTGTGTCCGGCGACGCGGGGAGGGAGTCGTCTGCAGTCCCGAGCGGCTCTGAGCCCGCCCGTGGAAGGGAGGCCGAGGAGGACCGGGGCGGCGGCGCCACGCCCGGCGATGGCGCGGGCCCGTTGGGGACGGCGGCTGGCGCGGGGGCAGGGGGGGGAACCGGTCCGAGCACAGCGGGGGCGTCCGGCGGCGGCCACGGTCCAACGCTCGTGGCCTGGTCGAACCCGTGCGCAGGCTTCTTCCCCTCCGGCGCCCACACTGCCCACGGCACCGTCCAGGTGGAGGTGGAGGTCGGCGTGAACGGACAGCCTGCGGGAGCGCGGGTCATGGCAGAGGAGCCGCGCGGGGAGGGCTTCGGAGGAGCGGCGCGAGCCTGCGCGGAGAGGCTGCGGTTCAGGCCGGCCACCTCGACTTCCGGGACGCCCGTCGCTGGACGGGCACGCCTGCTGCTACGGTTCGACCGCAGCTGA
- a CDS encoding SCP2 sterol-binding domain-containing protein yields MDKVSSIDEYFARLGERFVASEAKGVNCVIQYDFSGDGSGQFHFAVNDGVLGPVTAGEHASPSVTITMTGANFLLMGNGDLDGAKAYMTRKMKVKGKIPLAQKMKKFLPPAS; encoded by the coding sequence ATGGATAAGGTTTCGAGCATCGATGAGTACTTCGCGCGCCTTGGCGAGCGTTTTGTCGCCAGCGAGGCGAAGGGCGTGAACTGCGTCATTCAGTACGACTTCTCCGGCGACGGCTCCGGTCAGTTCCACTTCGCCGTGAACGACGGTGTGCTTGGCCCGGTCACCGCGGGTGAGCACGCGAGCCCCTCGGTCACGATCACCATGACCGGCGCGAACTTCCTGCTCATGGGCAACGGCGACCTGGACGGCGCGAAGGCCTACATGACACGCAAGATGAAGGTGAAGGGCAAGATCCCGCTCGCCCAGAAGATGAAGAAGTTCCTCCCCCCCGCCAGCTGA